From the genome of Trachemys scripta elegans isolate TJP31775 chromosome 2, CAS_Tse_1.0, whole genome shotgun sequence:
AACATTAAATTGCTTATTCATGTGTATTACTTCTAGTTTTAGCTTTAATTTATAAACACCTGGCATCAAGATCCATTGAATATTTACTTGAGCAACTAAAGATTTCAAATTATGTTTCAAAGATTTCAAATTATGAGAGAGAAATCAGTTTGAACAAGGTGAGCCATGTTCTTATTGGCCAAAAGTGCCCAGGAACAGTCTAAAGGTGAAACATAATTGCAATTTCTATTTTGCACGTACAAGATCAAAttaaatttgtgtgtgtctgtagaaTGGCACAGGATGCTGAAAGCAGACTGTGTGGGAGATGTTAAAGAAGAGGGTAGGTGTCTAAACTGGTCAGACTGCTGATTGGGAACTGATCTTGTTCTAACTGGAATCAAGAGGAGCTTTGCCACTAACATGACAGGCAACAGGATCTGTCTCATAATTTATTATTGGAAATCCTTACTCTGTTTTAAAAGGCCAAGTATTTTATAAATGAATTGCAAGTGGGTGCTTTGATTCTTTAATACCCAATAGGGACCCCCAAGAAAACATGATAGCATTGTAATGTACTGGCATACAGCTGCAGTTTTTGATTTATGGTGTATGACACTGCAAAAATACATCAGAAGTGACCTTGAAATTATTTTCCAGGCATATACACAGCAGATATTGGTCACTGATAGCTTTTGTTAGTCAGTCACTGTTGGTTACTCACTTCTAATTCAGCAAAGTTTTGGTGTAACGTTACTCAAGACCAGGTCATGATTATGCTAGACAGTCTTAACAAGAGCATAGTAAGTGCTGTTCTCAGTATTTCAGACCTCCAAATGAAATCTGACTGCTTTTGTGTCTTTGATTTCACATAACAGTAACAAATATGATAAAACATGTATTGCGATGAGAATCCAAGTGTAAGGAAATGCAGAGAAACAGCTGGACAAGCAGATGCACTATCAAATTGCAGACAGCTAAATGGtagacaaattttataagtgcttatatacaaatgatagaagtttaaatactaagatgggtgaacttgagtgcttggtattaaatgaggatatttatgtaatagacatcacagaaacttggtggaatgatgataatcaatgggacacagtaataccagggtacaaaatatataggagtGACAGAATAGGTCAGGCGGGTGGGGGAGTggctatatgtgaaagaaagcatagagtcaaatatagtacaaatcttaaataaaccaaactgtaccatagaatctctatggatagaaattccatgcttgaataatactAATATAGCAGAAGGGCTATACtacgaccacctgaccaggatgatgatggtgactgtgaaatactcagggagattgGACAGGCTAtacaaatagaaaactcaataataataataataataataatgggggatttcaactatccccatattgactgggtacatgtcacctcaggacaggatgcagagagaaagtttcttaacaccataaatgactgcttcttggagcagctagtcctggaacccacaagaggagacgCAAgacttctcatggatcagtaactggttaaaagatatgaAACCAtgggtgggaataaatggtcagttttcagaatggaaagaggtaaacagtTGTGTCCCCGAGgtagggctggctccagacaccagcgcaggaagcaggtgcttggggcggccaatggaaaggggtggcacgtccaggtcttcagcggcgggtccctcagtccctctcagagatggaaggaccagccgccaaagaatgaagcaatgcggtagagcagccgccgaagtgccaccgatcacggctttatctttttttttttttctcttcgccgcttggggtggcaaaaaagctggagccggccctgccctgaggggtctgtactgggaccagtgctgttcaacatattcataaatgatctggaaaagggggtaaacagtgaggtggcaaaatttgcagatgatacaaaattactcaagatagttaagtccaaagcagactgcaaagagctacaaagggatgtcacaaaactgggtgactgggcaacaaaatgccagatgaaattcagtgttgataaatgcaaagtaattcacattggaaaacataatcccactatcattttgtatgtatggggtctaaattagctgttaccactcaagaaagagatcttggagtcattgtggatagttctctgaaaacatctgctcaatttgCAGCAGTAGTGAAAAAAagctgttaggaaccattaggaaagggatagataataagacagaaaatatcacaatgcctcTATGTAAATCTATGGTATACatacattttgaatactgtgtgcagatgtggtcgctccatctcaaataAGATAtgttaaaattggaaaaggtacagagaagggcaacaaaaatgattacggatatggaacagcttccgcaTGAGgatagattaataagactgggactgttcagcttggaaaagaggcaactaagggggaatttggaagaggtctataaaatcttgacaggtgtagagaaagtgaacaaggatgTGTTagttactccttcacataacacaaatactaggggtcacacaatgaaattaataggaagcaggtttaaaacaaacaaaaagaagtgcttcttcccacaatgcatagtcaacttgtggaaatcATTGTCTggagatgttgtaaaggccaaaactataagaaggttcaaaaaagagctcggtaagttcatggaggataggtctgtcaatggctattagccagcgtgggcaggaatgcaaccccatgttctgagtgtccctagcccctgtttgtcagaagctgggagtagacaacaggggatggatcactcgatgattctcctgtgctgttcattccctctaaagcacctggcattggccactattggaagacaggatactgagctagatggacctttggtattacccagtatggttgttcttaccTTATGTAAATTAAATTTTAGACAGTGCACATTTTCATGGCACTTCTGCACCAGTGAGAATGCTTCCGGTTCTTTGGCCTTCTGTCATACCAGCACTGTAGTATCACAAGTTCATACCTGCTCCTCCATGTAAGCACTGTGTGGGAAATACAGGATTAACAATAGCTCTGTGCACATCTAGTTTATTGTTTATTACTTGGATGCTAAAGACTAAAAGGCTCTGCTGGCAAAGCTACAGAGAAAGGTAGCTAATTGCAATTACAAGCTGATCACCTCCAGATTTATTTCTGCATCACTAAGGCTGTGAGATCAAGCACTTAAATAAATCAGAAAAGTTCAAAAGCAaaggttatttttatttacttatttcagtTGCAGCCACGATATGCTAGGTGCTAGCCAAACACACAGGAAAACAGACCCTGATAAAATTGTTTACCATGTAAGAAGACAAGCAATGGCTGAAGAGGGAGGAGAGTAGAACacaattaaaatttttatttaatatgtacaatatttacattatgTTTTATACAAATACAAAACTAACCCACTGCCCCTCAACATCCATTATTCTAGCCATTTTAATTCTATTGCACATATTTAACATTTTCTATTCCTTTTTCACTTTGTAAATTTAATTCTTACCCTTATTACTCTGGGTTATTGATGCATACTGTAAAATATATACATTGCTGAATTAATGTTGCAAGAGCTTTGAAATTTCCTGACTTCTTTGCATAGgattttgcaaccttaaatgCTGCTTTAGCGCTAGTTATTAAATGTAAGAATATTGACATTTTCAATGACAAAGAAGTGATACATAAAGAAAGGGGACATCATCACAGATAAGTTGTCCAAAttcaggtcctgattctgcagagAAAGCCATGTGGGCAGAGGGTTCTACCAGCGCAATTGTCTTTGTAGGTTCAGCTTGTTAAGGCTATTTACTACTTATTAAACACATGGGAGCACCACTGATACCAACAGGAGGGGTCCATGCAGTTCTAGGGAAGTATATGGTCCATCTGTGTCttctcttaataaaaaaaaaaaaaaagagagatgtgACATTCACTTACCTGTGCTGATTGGCCTCCTCACTCGCCGTCTCTTTACCTCAGCCTCACTCTACACCAGTCCCTCCTACACTTCCTTCCATTGTCTTTCCACTTATCTTATCCTAGCCTAACAACTTCCACCCCCACgccaagtaaataaataatcatggaactaacatgaGCTAGCCACAAACTGATATGTTGTATGCTTTTCTCCTACCATGTGTTTGTCTTCAGGGCTGGACTGCCTAccctgtttatacagtgcctagcactatggggttctgttcttggttggtccctaggcactactgtaatcaacatgattaataatattgAAGTGCTCTGGAACAAGCTATAGATCTGATCTTGAATTGACTTGAATGGTAGTTTTACAGGTGCAGCAAATATAAGATCAGGCCCAGTTATCAATTACTTGTTTCTGTTCATGTTTTCTGCTTTGGTACCAGTCCTCAGTGTTTCACACATAAAACGACAGAATGGTCTCAGGAGGCACTGTCCTTATTTACACCAAATAGCAATACACCACAAAGGAGTGGGGCCAACAACATATGCCAATCAGTTAGCACTTCATTTCATCCTATAGACATAACAGAGGTAATGTGCTTTGCTCTCGCTATGAACCAGGACACTGAACGAAAGATAACAGCCGGGGACTAAGAGATCCATGCAGAGCAATGCACTTTGTAACCCCTGCAAAAGGACCTGAGAGAGCATCTTCCTGCACCTGCTTCCCTACTCATTTTACACACAAATATGCACAGAGCCAACAGTTCTTATTTTCTGTTGAAAGCTGATGGTGACGCTTCTTTGCTCATGATCTTTAAAGATATCAACACCCTGCTCTCATGCCAACCTGTGTACTAGAAACCTAGCTCTTAATAAACTTGTCCTCCATTATTCGAACTGTGCGAAACTCCGTGGGGGTTCTGCAAACTTTATTTGGCTTCTGTTTGTTCGTGTGAGTTTGCACAACATGAGCTAAAATCTGTGCTGtactgatttacacctgtgtaggCCCACGGATTTCAGTGAAGAATTGGGACTCCTGCATTCCCTCTTTGAGATGTCAGGTTACAATGCACTCAACATTTTGCACAATTCTAAACATAATACTGTACAACAGCCATTAATCAGTCCTCCCAATGCTTCTATGCAACAGGCAAGTATCAACCCTATTATACAGgtgggaaaatggaggcacatACATGGGTTCCTAAAGCCAGGCTCCATATGAAGGCTTCTAAGATGCTGACTACTTGCagagcccactgacttcagttttgCTGAGGAGCCTAACAACACCATTTCAACCCCACCTCTCCAAAAATACTATCCTGTCTTTACATCTGGAGTTTGAAATGAGTCTTATTCGTTAAGGACCCATCCAGTGTAGGATAATGAGCCTCATGGTTTCAGGGGCCACGGGAACTCTGTAAACTTCCTTTTGTCCAGCACTGTGGAGGATATGCCCTATTATGCATAGGAAAAGCTCTGTAATGACTGCATAATGCCAGGTTAGATATTCTGTGCCTGCCACCTTTTCCTCAGAGGTGAAGTCTGGCAAAACATCCAGCTAATCAGACATAAAACAATACAATATTCTCACTGATTCTGCTGCAGACAGGTGAGGCATTAACCTTCTATCCAACTACAGTGATTAATCTTCCATCCTCACCTTTAGGGAAGGACATGTCATAAAATAGCATTCCAAATTCCCTTGGATACATGCATGGCTGCCATTGGTAGTAAGAAACTATGTAGGTACGTCTGAAGGCATGTTTTGGCTCCTTAGTTGTGGAAAAGAGCTGTTAAACTTGTGGTGGGCCATCCGTTAAGCCAGCCGGCCCTTTAGAAAACTCTACTGCATCCCAAGAAAAGCACTGCACATTCTGTTAAGTGGGGCTCTCCAGAAAACACTTATTTCTTTCATGAGCAGGTATAACTCTGTTGTATTCTACAGCTTCCCCTAAGAAAAATGGAGGGGAGAAAAAGGCATACAAGGTAAGTTTTGTTCTGTTATACCAATTACTTCCATAGAGTAACCTGGTTTCCACTGGTgtagctgagaacagaatttggccttacatCTTGAAAGAAAAATGGTACTTTATGTCTACAACTAGAGGGGTGGCGGCAACTCTAGTATTAGTTATACATCTATGAGGTATTTACATGGTGTctattaccacagtatctgagcatctcccatctttaatgtatttacaatACACCTGTGAGGTAgtgaagtactattatccccatacAAAGGAGGAAATGGGGTAGAAAGAAGCTAAATGACTTGCtctaagtcacacaggaaatctgtggcagagcagggacttcaaTTCAGACCTCCCAAGGCCTGGGCTATCACACTAACGATTAGACCATCCTTTTCTTTAGTCTTTACCAATGTAGTCATTTGTCACTGAAGATAGCAGtaagactagatggaccactaaaCAATGTACAAGTGTAGGCATATCATTCAGTATATTTCTGTGGCGTGTTTGAAAAGCGCATCGAGCTATCTCTTGAGGTTAGACAAAAAACTGAGGCTGAAAGAGAattcagctggcttgtggcagcTTGTAACCATATTTTTAAATAGGCTGACATTTGTGGGTCAGATCCATTTAAAAATAGGGCTTGAAAACTTTGCCATTAAGACAATGTTCGATTTCATTTAAAGGGCAGCCTGGATATGGGGGGGACAGGTGGCACTTTTACTCAGTAATGCCCTCATAGTTCATCTGAAACTGGAGCCCCAGGTGGCTGAGGTTTGAAAGCTACCACTTTCTAAGGCTTTGTCACAATAACGGGAATTTGCTAGACAAAGATgcacaaaataaaatgcaatgtgGGCTGAGGCAGCCAGCTCATCTGCTTGAGGCAGGACCAGAAACCAAGCTTTAATGGAATGATTAATGGAAAGGGAGCGGCTTATAAGGACTGAAGGGGAACATTTCTCCTTCCAGGATGCTGCTTGGCCTGAGAGAGATGCTTTTAAAGATAATCCTGTAAATGTATAAACAGACAAGTAGACACTTGATCTTAGCATTAAACTGTTGCAATTGTCTTTATGCTGTGTATTTTCCAAAGCAGACTAAATATGGAAGTGTGTTTTATCTGTCCTCTGATCCAAAGAGTTGATGTGCAGTTATTTTGTCCCTGACATTCATATGTGAGAGCGGTAAAGATGAGAATGAATGCAACTGTCGCCAATATGTTTTTTATTTGGTCTAGCACTACAGATAAGGTAAGGTAAACATCACCATTTCCTTATATTGCGTATAACACTTCTTACATTCATTAGTAATAAGTCAAAGTTTCATGCAAAACAGTAGTGTACCCTAATAATTAGCCACGTGATTCCCTGTACAGTAGACCTGTCAGTGTCGCTGccctgtgggaggggaggaagcccGGACATTTCCAGACTTTGCAAAGGAGGAGAAGGGGTTTTCCTTTCTAGAAAATTTAGGAAGGGGAAAACCTAAacccctgtctcccccccccccccccccccaaactaaaTGCACAGATgggcaggaaaagggaaaaacaggAGCTGAAGTGGAGAAGCCCGGCCAGGTTTGGTAGAGCCCAGGGTCACTGGTGGAAGGGTGCGGTGGTGGAGATGATAGGTGGGTGAGTTTCCCCAGAGAGAGGTCGTGTGTGTGTAGCATTAGCTCCTGTGTAAGTTCTGTCTCCCGCACTCACAAGCCTCCCACTGTTGGTTCACTTCTTTCATTTTACCAGTAAAACATAGTTGTCATGGGAGATTATGGTGGGAAAGGGAGAGGTGATCTCTCAGGAAGCTATGTCTCATGCAGGAAAGAGATCTTCCATGTGGCTCTGCATTCATTgtggagtcagggcagagaaTGGAGCACAAGACTGATATGTTCATGGTGATCAGTGTTGCTAAACAGGTGGGCTGTTGCATTTTGTACCAGATGGAGCTTTGTTTTATCTATAATGGGTGGTTATGATAAAGCCTGGAGGTCATGAAGGTGTGGTCAGTTTCCCTAGCCAGTTTAAACAGGGAGAGTCACATGACAAATGGTTTAATAAAACCATATGTGCAAGTGTTGTATGGTAGAATGCCAATTAGCCACAGCTGGAGTCAAGAAGAAAGACACATCTTTGTGTGCTGTTGGAAAAAATGCCTATAAGTCTTATTGCTTCCAAGCCAGGTATTGACTGGGGTCAGTCccagaggttatctagtccagtggttttcaaccttttttcatttgtggaccctaaaatatttcgaatggaggtgcagacctctttggaaatcttagccatagtctgcagacccctaggtgtccacggaccacaggttgaaaaccactgatcttgTCCATATCTAGGTCTTCCTTTTCTGGTGCGAGGACTGGACAGCCTTTAGATTTGACACAGGGAAGCAAAGAGGAACATACAATACATTGCTAGGCTTTCCCATTACTTCAGGGAAACCTAACCTAGTCTTTCTTACTCATGATATCAGCAAACATACTACCGAGAAATTCTCTCCTTCTTTGAGGAACCCAACCACCCATTGTCTCTCCTCTCACCAGCTGGCTGCAGTCTTCAGGCTTCATAAACTGAGTCCCCTCCACTCTTATTTCTTACCTGCTGATTATTAGTCACAGATGAGGGGCCCTCCCTCAGGGCTTGACATTTTTGGCAGCTGTTGCAAAGGGGGGCTTATTAAGTCCCTGTCTACAAAGCAGATCATTAACCCTGGCCTGGCTCAATGTGGGACCATATTTTGGACTAGGCCTCACTATCACCCCATGTGAGAGACTAGAAGGGACTGATTTGAACTTTTGTGCATGGATGGGACCTGAGACAGTCAGCAGATCTCCACAAAGGCAAATGTCATGAATAAGTAAATTGTCCTAATGTATTGCTTGCTTGTCATTCCTCAGACTCCCCATAGAATGACCAAACATCCCCATGTTATCAGGGccatcccaatattaggggctttgtcttatatagatgcAACTATACCCCCCCACAGCCtgaaaaaaagtgtcctgattttcacacttgctatctgatcaccctaattcCCAATCACCAGGGTTTAATATTCACATGATTAGTATTAAAACACATGGCATTTAGTATTCACCACTCTCAAATCTGAATGATTGTCCATGCTCAGAGCAGCTGTTTCCTGGGTTTGGCCCATACTGATATGTATCCACAGTCTCCACTTGTTCTGACTTTGTGGGAACTGGATCGTGCTGGTAAAGCAAAGCTGGTTTGATGACACCACAGTCTTCTTGAATCTTTATCCCTGGATAAACAGTTCCTGAGATGTTTTCTGCTGTATGGGTACAGTTCTGAGGATTTTTTACCTCACACATGTTGTCACTGTACTTCACCACAGAGGGCTTGTAGGCCTGGTAGGATACTTTAGTAGTTGTAGTGATAACAGTTTGTAAAGCTGTAGCAGCTGGAGAGGGATTGCTACCATACCTGCAAGGATATTCCCCACTGTAGTAAGGGGGATTAGCATTTGCTTGAATCTGTCCATAATCACTCCTATCTCCGTAACCAGTTTTCCCAAAAATTTGTTTCAGCCCATTATGTCCACTATCGAAGTTTTTATCATGGGCATTCAATGAATTACCATTATACTGAAGTCCAGTCAAATTAAGGGGGTCTGTATCCACTGGGGTATTTGCAAAATCTTTGTAAAATGTTGGATATGAGCTGGAATTTATATAACTAGGAACTTCAAATTCATAGCCCCCCGGCCTAGGTAGAAAGATTCTTGGGTTAGGACACTTTTGGAATGGTGATGCCGTGTCCCCTTGGAAGCTGGCTGACTCATAAGTAGCTTTGTAAGGGTCTGTATTTTGAAATGCAGGGTAAGGCTGAGCTGGAATTGGGAAGCTGGTGTCTGTAATAATACTGAATTTTTCTGGGCCTTCCATGCATGACAAATGATGAATATTGTTGAAATGACCACTGCTATCATGATACCTTTTTGTCTGAAAAGAATATGAAAACAGGTCTTTGAGATCCAGAAATAAATAttgtacacatgcacacacagctctATAGGTTTACTTGTATTATTGCTCATTGCAGCTTTGACAGCCTCTTCACTGCTTTAACAACCCCCTCTGCGCATAGGAGCAAAGCAAGCTGCTGTGGTGTCTTGTAAGGATTTTGTTATACCGTATGACTCACAATACATGGTTACACCATCTTTGTAATGAAAATGCAGATCTACAGTTACCTCCGAGTCTATAAGCTTCTTTTTCTGGGAAAGGTGAGAAGAGGACACTTGTTTCTTAATGGCACTTCTTCTTGCCTCTGTCTCCGATTTACTCTCTGGTCTAGGGTGGTCATGGACTCCTTTGGCCTGCAGTAGTGTTAACACATTCATAATTTGCTTATCTAAAGACATTAATAAGTAGGCAACTAAAGCTtatggttatttattattttatagcacccacgagaatgctcagtgcttcacagaaaagagagaagaaaagtgCATGctcaaacagcttacagtctaaacaatgGACTTATTGCACAAGTGTAACATACACCAGGAaggggcataggtgctggaactaggggtgtggggtgtgtggcCACActcccttggcttgaagtggtttccattatatatagggtttacagtttggttcaatggctctcagcacccccactatacaaattgttccagctcccctgggaaggggagacagaTAGAGGAGCATGTGTTATGGAGGTATGATGTCATGGTTACTCAGGTAAGCAGACAGATGTCTTCAGAGTTCAAATGTTTTGTGTGCTGTGTCTATTTTTAAACAACAAGGtaaagaattattttaatcaATGCTGTATACGTGAGTTTTTAGGCATGAACGAGGTGAGGTGCAGATGGAGGTTGAAGAATAGATTTTGAAAGGGCATCCCAAGCAAAAGGGACCGCACACAGAGAGCATGGAAATGTGGCAGAGAGGGTATCAAGGTTGGCATTTCGGGAAAaggggattgggagtggctgatgTGGAATACAAAAGGGGACCAGCTCAGACATGTAGATGTAGATGGGATAAAGAGACTTAAGAACAAAGCTGGGAAGCTTGAACTTGATGGGCAGCATTATGGAGAGCCAGAGAAATGATACTAAGGAGAAGGTGACATGGTTGCAGTGATATGGGAGATTAATGATTTTGGTAACAGCATTATGGATGGGTTGGAAAGGGGTGAAGTTAGTAACAAAAGAAGACTGGGGAGAAGATTTCAGTGCAAGGTGTGAGATGACCTTAGCATGGGCCAGTAATTTAACCATTAGAGTGGAAAGGAGAGGGAGGTTGCAGATTAGTGATGCTGTGAAGAATTAAACAATGGGATTTGGTCACCACCTGCATGTGGGTGAGaaggaaaagggagggaggagtcaAATATGACTCCAAAATTCTGGATTTGGATGAAGGAGAATACAGATGTTGTCCATGGAGCTCAGGAGTAGCTGAGAGGATCTGGGAGGAAAGATTAGGAGTTCTGCAGTTCAAAAATCTTAGTTCTGCTTCATAACAGCCACCATTAAAACAGTATACATCAGCTTTAAAGAGCTTGCACTGTACTCACTGACAAATGttctttactttaaaaacaactcTTCTCAAGCAGAACTGAAATGCATTCTGTAGAAGGACATCCAGAGTTGCTCTTCTGTTAAAAGGATTATGGTTCTATCTAAAACTTTCATTTCTCTACCTTTCTATAGTTGTGATTTTTGTCTTAGTTTTAGATCCTGATcctctttgaaatcaatgagactatttacatgcttaagtgtttgcagaaaaGGGCTTttagcttgtttaaaaaaaaaaattgtagaacCCTATCCAGATGATCACTATTGTAATATGAACCTATTGGTGAAGAAAGAATCCCCATGTGCTGAAATGATAAAAATCTGCTATAGGATACTATCATTTTGCTATTTAATTTATGAATGTTCATATTAAATATGGATTTTAATCTAAATGCTACTCAGGccatttaagttttaaaaagcaaaccgCACTAATGAGCCTCAGTGAAGCGGTCCCTTTagatttaggccccagtcctgcaaacagttatgctCATGCTTATCTTTTCTCACAAGCATagtcccattagcttcagtggcaCTACTCAGCTAGGTAAAGTTAAGTATAGGAATAACTAAAATAGTGTATAAAAATCTCCCTGTATTGAATAGAAAgagtaaaattgtttttaatctgtGACTATTCTACTAAAGAAATATGCTTTTCAGTTTCTGCCCTTCTGTGAAGTAACAGAAGGGAATATTTTGGAACACACAGAAGTTTAGGGAACATGATCAGAGTAATCACAT
Proteins encoded in this window:
- the GCM2 gene encoding chorion-specific transcription factor GCMb, whose protein sequence is MSRGPLEDSDCVCSYGMKLTWDINDPKLPQEPKHFDGFQEWPDGYVRFIYSVEEKNAQRHLSGWAMRNTNNHNCQILKKSCLGVVVCARNCMLPDGTRLQLRPAICDKARQKQQKKVCPNCNSALEIIPCRGHSGYPVTNFWRLDGKAIFFQAKGVHDHPRPESKSETEARRSAIKKQVSSSHLSQKKKLIDSETKRYHDSSGHFNNIHHLSCMEGPEKFSIITDTSFPIPAQPYPAFQNTDPYKATYESASFQGDTASPFQKCPNPRIFLPRPGGYEFEVPSYINSSSYPTFYKDFANTPVDTDPLNLTGLQYNGNSLNAHDKNFDSGHNGLKQIFGKTGYGDRSDYGQIQANANPPYYSGEYPCRYGSNPSPAATALQTVITTTTKVSYQAYKPSVVKYSDNMCEVKNPQNCTHTAENISGTVYPGIKIQEDCGVIKPALLYQHDPVPTKSEQVETVDTYQYGPNPGNSCSEHGQSFRFESGEY